A region of the Cucurbita pepo subsp. pepo cultivar mu-cu-16 chromosome LG14, ASM280686v2, whole genome shotgun sequence genome:
GCCGTTCAAGTTCCCTCAGCCGCCAACGCAGAAGTAGGTCTTCCTCGTTATCTCCTTTCCCCAAATCGTCCAGTTCCAGTCCTAGTCATGCATCCACTGATCGGAATCATTCCATAGAGAAGCttaagaaagaggaagaagagatgaAAAGGCGTGAAACAGAGTTGAAGAAGTTAGAAGAAGATGCAGCTAGGAGGATGGAAGAACTAATTCagaagaatgttgaagaaaggcTAAACTCTGAAGAGACTAAATTAGAAATACAGAGGCGAATAGAGGAAGGTCGCACGAAgttgtttgatgatgttgatgtgcagcttgagaaagagaaagaagccgCTCTTACTGCTacaagacaaaaagaagaacaagcacgaaaagagagagaagagctAGATAAAATGCTGGAAGAGAATAGAAGAAGGGTAGAAAAAGCACAGCGACGATTAGTTCTTGAGCTACAgcggaaggaagaagaacaatattGTGAGCTCGAGTTGATTCAGAGACAAAAAGAGGAGGCAGCTCAGAGAACTAAGCTAGATGATAAGAGTTTGAGTTATGTTTTGCTGGGAGTTAGTGAAGAGTCAAAAGCTTACAGACTCTATGATATAGAAACGGCAGATGAAAATAAGGATATAGAAGCGGCagatgaaaataatgatatagaAGCGGCAGATGAAAATACTGCAGAGGAAAATATTTCATCTGGCTCTTTGGCTGAAGCAAGCTCTCCTAGCTTGAATAAGGCAAGGAATAAGAGACCACCAGTCTGGATGAGAGACTATGCAATAAGAGaagtttttgtttgtaaagaagatgatgaagctcAGCCATGTTTACCCCTACTGAACCTGCAAACTTTGTAAACTTTAG
Encoded here:
- the LOC111809900 gene encoding uncharacterized protein At1g10890-like — protein: MGRSGSRSLSYTPCSNSYRHSQRSKRDPSPSPYDSTTHSRRSSRSSSLSRQRRSRSSSLSPFPKSSSSSPSHASTDRNHSIEKLKKEEEEMKRRETELKKLEEDAARRMEELIQKNVEERLNSEETKLEIQRRIEEGRTKLFDDVDVQLEKEKEAALTATRQKEEQARKEREELDKMLEENRRRVEKAQRRLVLELQRKEEEQYCELELIQRQKEEAAQRTKLDDKSLSYVLLGVSEESKAYRLYDIETADENKDIEAADENNDIEAADENTAEENISSGSLAEASSPSLNKARNKRPPVWMRDYAIREVFVCKEDDEAQPCLPLLNLQTL